DNA sequence from the Rhodothermaceae bacterium genome:
TTCACGAACACGCACCATGCAATCGAGCTGTTCGTAGACATTCAGGATCACCTTCTTCATTGCCTCGGATTCGACTTGTTTCAAGTAGGAGCGCCGATGCGTCTTGCTGTACACCAAAGATCCTGAAATCTTCAAACCGCCACCCTGATAATACTTGGATTTGATTTGGTTTTTCAAGGCGAGAATCTCATTGGTGATCGACAAATACTGTTGCGCGACAATCTTGAAGTCTACACGGCCTGGATCATGGTTGTGATAGACGGGCTTTAATTCCTCCAACCGAAGCAGACGAGCAAGTTTTAGAGAATCGCGCACATCATCTTTGCTCCCACCGCGACTGATCAACGCATTTTGTACCGGATCACACACGATCAACTCCGTTACATGAGGCGTCAGAACTCCGGCGATCCAGCCAGCCAAACTTGATTCCTCCAACGCCAAATACTTGAACGTGGCTGGCAAGGCCTTCACATGGCGAATCAAGCCAGTTTCTGAGGTTGGAAAATCGTGAACCGACACCACATTCGCGTCTGCATCAATCGTCCCAAGAACACAGTTCCTCGTGTGGGCATCGAGACCGATATATACATGGGTGTACATTTGCATATAGGTTGAGTGAGACGCAGAGCAACATACGCTTTCGCGCCCCACTTTTTATTAGACCTACATACCTGCGATCCTCTTGCAAAATCCCTTCGTTTGGAGACGGATATCGCCCAGGGAGTATCCAGGGCGATATTTTACAGGTTGGAGGAGGGTTTTGCAAGAGACTCCTGCGGGATTGAATCCTTCTGGGCGCTACTCAAGCGTGGCTACTATGGGCCGTATCACAGAATGTCGCCAAAACATTTACAGCGTTACGTAGATGAGTTTGTGGGACGGCATAACGTACGCGGGTATGATACGGTGGAGCAGATGAAGAAATTTGCGAAAGGATTTGAGGGGAAGCACCTTCCGTATCGGAAACTTATACGCAAGAACGGACTGGATTCAATGGCGGTATGATTACGGGACTTCCAGTTCCATTATGTCCAGCAACTTGTCTCTAAGTTCAATTCCGAGTACTTGGCGGACCCCTTTTTCCGGTATGCCTTTTTTGTAAGCGACGTTGCGGATAAGGCTCAGTTGTTCCTCTGACAGTTTGATTTTGTTCAAGACATAATCAAAACTGTATTCTTGAATGTCATATGCTTCTTTGCCCTGAATGTGATCGGTTAATGTTTCAGCAATTCGACTCGCCCAATTAACGCCATCGATTTTTTTTGATATATCGTTTCCGAACTCAGTAAGCCTCAGTGGGCTTCGTCCTACCATAACATTGGGAGCTGGTAATTGATCCCGAATCCTATCAAATTTGCGATCCAGCTTTTTCATAAACTCTTCAAGATGGCTTAATTTTGTATCTACAGAACCAGACCATCTTGAAACATGAAAGATTTTGGTTCCAACGGTAATAGCTACAACCACAAAGGTTATGAGCAAAGAGAGAATGGAAACAATCGCAATGATCCAAGCAGTATCATTCATCATAATTGTCACTCAACTGAAGGTTGTAAAAAAACTAGACACCACTCCTATCATCCTATTACAGAGTGTACACTGCAACCAGAGTTATTGTCACATCTATACACAAAGCAATTACTGTGCCTTGATCATGTCAAGTGGCACCTTCAATATCGCTTTGGTGATTTGTTCAGCTGCAGGTGGCATTGATCGCTGAATCTGTGTAATGTCGTTTGCCAGACGACATTGGACAAAGCCTGTTGTGGTTCTCGTCCATCCTCGTACCGGCATAGGTTAGAAGGTTGCTGAATAGTACGAATATAATTCAAATTTGTTTAATTGACCAAGTGAAAATTGTTTACTATAATTTGCGGTGCATTCTCGTCCGGTAGATCTGACACGTCGGGTTGCCTGTCAAATATAACAGCCGATCCAAGCACCGATTAGCTACCTGTGCTGGCGAATAAACAGGCATCTCGTGGCCGCACCAACTCTGGGTGCGTAGTTCCTCGGACGATGAATGCACAGCCCGACACCTGCTCGGGATAAACCAATTCACATTCACGATAGAGACACAAAAGTTGTTGTTATTTGTCAGCAATTCCCACTAACGCAAGTTTGCAAAATGTAGTGAAAATTTTCATGATTTTGGGCTGTTCTCTTTTTCAGAGAATCTGCCATAGAGTGCGTTATTTCATGTTTTTTCTACATTTCCACGTCTTTTTTCGGAAGCCGTTTCACCTTCTTTTTTTCTGTATTTTTGCCTAGTTTTAACTCCATCGATTTGAAGACTTCTCGCGGGAACGGCTTCAGGGTTGCGTCCTGTTTCAACTCAATACAATGGGTCTTGTTTTGCGGAAGAATGGTCGTAATCCGATGCTGATGATTCAGCTGTACCTTGATCGCTGCCCAGCTGCTGTGGATCTCCCTCGCGCGCAGTTTCCATCGAATCAAATGAGCCGTATGAAAGGCCAAAACTGACAGGAACAGATGCGCCTCAATCCGTTCTTTCTTCCGATGAAAGAACGGACGTAACCCAAGATCAGATTTCATGGTCCGGAATGTTTGTTCAATCTCGGCCAACCGCCAGTAGGTGCGTGCAATTTCTCCGAGCTCCCAGTCGGTATGACTGGTCCGAATGATATAGCCTCCCGATGCATCCGTGCATTCGTCAAAGGCCGGTCGCCGATGAATCCGAATCCGTGCTGCGTTGGGATTCCCCTTCTTCTCAATGACGTTCACATCATACTGATACGCAATGTTTTTGTATTCCTCCTTCCGCCGTGCGACCTTATCCTGAATCACCTCCAGCTTCTTCGGGCGCCCCTTGATCGAAAGCCCATCATTGAGATACGCAATGGCTTCTTCAAACTCGGTTCGCTTTTTGTCAAGGATCTGATCCTTCACCGCCTGCTTCGCCTCACTGTGCAGATACCCCCGCAGTTCTTCATCCTTTACACCAAGTTTCCAAGCACGCACGATCGTCTTGGTGCCGGTCTCAAAGGTCTCATCCGGCTTCTTTTCAGGGACCGGTGGCGTCTTGTTCCGCTCCACACAAAGCCAACCCAGCCCCTGCTGTTTCAAATAAGCAATATTCGCCTCTGAAGCGATCCCAGCGTCCATAATGACCGTCGGTGTGGCTCCATTCAACTGTCCAATCGCCTGCTTCAAGGTCGCCGGTTCACTCGCATTTCCAGGGAGAATATTCGCCGTACGCGGGAAGCCCGATGCGTCCAGAACCACGGCCAATGTCACCAATGGACCGTTGTTGCGTTTCTCTTTACTGCGACCAAATTTGAGCAACTCCCCTTGCTGCCGACCGGTGAAATACGCATTCGTCAGATCATAAAACACAATGGTCTCACCGAAACCCAACAAGGCCCTGGTGTTCCCAAAGAGTTGCGCCATGATCGCCTTCCGATTCGTATAGAGTAGGTCTCCAACATCATAGAGCGACCGCTCACTTGGACACTTGGCTTGAAGCAGTTCCAAGATACTGGAACGGTCACACATCCAGTCATACGTTTGGGCCTCGCTCCCCGGAGACAGCATCCGACC
Encoded proteins:
- a CDS encoding IS110 family transposase, translated to MQMYTHVYIGLDAHTRNCVLGTIDADANVVSVHDFPTSETGLIRHVKALPATFKYLALEESSLAGWIAGVLTPHVTELIVCDPVQNALISRGGSKDDVRDSLKLARLLRLEELKPVYHNHDPGRVDFKIVAQQYLSITNEILALKNQIKSKYYQGGGLKISGSLVYSKTHRRSYLKQVESEAMKKVILNVYEQLDCMVRVRETALSLMQELGKKYGEIEPFQRIPGIGVVGAHVFSAFIQTPHRFATKQQLWKYCQLGIRVRQSGGKKLSGECLDRSGASVLKAISYQCWMSSLPAKESNEVSLFYHASAKRTQDLTRARLNRSNEKRAHILRRFPNLL
- a CDS encoding ABC transporter ATP-binding protein, producing MPVRGWTRTTTGFVQCRLANDITQIQRSMPPAAEQITKAILKVPLDMIKAQ
- a CDS encoding IS1634 family transposase, whose amino-acid sequence is MFIRSQSYTLKSGKTVQTFTLLEAYRVHGNPRQRTLLNLGHNFKIPKKNWRILTQMVEDQLRGIPPLPFEDEALQTASQRIVERLHETGYDIHAPRDDRDVILTDEITHEATRTVGGERVALKALQLLGFAPILRGLKWNQNQMDWATVLVVGRMLSPGSEAQTYDWMCDRSSILELLQAKCPSERSLYDVGDLLYTNRKAIMAQLFGNTRALLGFGETIVFYDLTNAYFTGRQQGELLKFGRSKEKRNNGPLVTLAVVLDASGFPRTANILPGNASEPATLKQAIGQLNGATPTVIMDAGIASEANIAYLKQQGLGWLCVERNKTPPVPEKKPDETFETGTKTIVRAWKLGVKDEELRGYLHSEAKQAVKDQILDKKRTEFEEAIAYLNDGLSIKGRPKKLEVIQDKVARRKEEYKNIAYQYDVNVIEKKGNPNAARIRIHRRPAFDECTDASGGYIIRTSHTDWELGEIARTYWRLAEIEQTFRTMKSDLGLRPFFHRKKERIEAHLFLSVLAFHTAHLIRWKLRAREIHSSWAAIKVQLNHQHRITTILPQNKTHCIELKQDATLKPFPREVFKSMELKLGKNTEKKKVKRLPKKDVEM